DNA from Algisphaera agarilytica:
TCTAGACCACGGCTTCACCCCGGGTCGGCAGATCTACAAGATCTACCCCGCCCTGGAACTCGGCTACGACGACGAGTATCCCAACAAGCCGCCGTTCACCGAAGACCCCAACCGTCCGCATCACGCCGATCCGGCATTCTTCGACTCGGGATGGACCTGGCCGCAGACCATCCCGGATGGCATCGCCGAGCGTTACCCCGACCTGGATTACGTACTCTGCCTCGATGAGTGGCCGAGCTTCAACAGGCACGCCGGCGAAGGTATCGTGAACTCGCGTGGCACGCCGAAGGATTTCGTCGCTGCGGGTGAGACGGCGGGCCGAACGCTCAAGCTCATCGTCGAGCAGACCGGCATCGCCCCCAAGTGGGTTGAAGTGAAAAACGAATCCGATGTGCCCTACGAATGGAGCTACCACAGCGTGCCGGACGGGCAGAGCTGGATCAAACTCGCCGACTTCCATAACAAAGTCGCGGCGGGGGTGAAGGAGTATGTCCCCGGCACGCTCGTCGGCGGGCCGACCTCGGCCTACCCCAACTTCGCGGGTGGCGATTGGCGGCTCGCCCGCAATCAGCTGGAGTTTATGGACAACACCAAGGGCCACCTCGACTTCTACGCCCACCACTTCTACGAAAGTGAAGCGCTGCTCTTTGAGGACAGCCTCCGTGAAGGCAAGAACACCTACCTGCTCGGACGGATGACCGCCTACCTCGACGTCGTCCGCGCCCACCAGGCCAACACCGACAACGTCGTGCCGCTGGTGATCAGCGAATACGGCTCGCTCAGCGGCGGCGGCAAAGACCACCAGGTCTGGAAGAAGCTCCGCAATTACAGCGCCTTCATGGTGCAGTTCATGCAGCGTCCGGATGAACTGGATGTCACCGTGCCTTTCCTCATCCCGTTCATCTGGTGGGAGCCCGAGGCCAACGACGGCATCTTCAAATTCGAATCCATCGACGAAAACCGCGACCTGGGCAGCCTAACCGCCAACCGAGAAGGCATCGCGTCGGGCATCCCCGGCTCGCCGATGACCGGCATCAACCCCAGCAAGCCGCGCTGGTTCCTCGACCTCTGGAACGGCTACACCGGCAAGCTGGTCCCGATCAGCTCCGACACGACCCACGTGAACGTCCACGCCGCTGCAGACGGCAACACCCTGTGGGTCGCGGTCAGCAACATGAAGAGCCAGCGTCTCGCTGTCGATCTCGCCGGCATGATCGGTAAACGCAAGGTCAAGGCCGCCGAGCAACGGCGTTTGTATCTCGATAGCGGCGATCTGATCTACGAGGAGGTCGATGTCTGCAAACAACTCGCTGGCGTATCGCTTGCCGCGGAAGAAACCTCGGTGATCAAGATCACGCTCGCCGACCCGATCGTCTCCGAGAAGACGCTGACGCAGACCCGCCACTACGGCTCCCGCACGCTGATGCCCAGCGGCGAGCCGCAGTCGCTGGCCATCTCGGCCGGCGATGTCGTCGAGCCGAACTCGGCCACCCTCCGCGTCGCGGTGCAGCGCAATGATGGCTTTGCCTCGCCCCTGACGGTGACCTTCAACGGCAACGCGATCGAAGTCGATCTCTCCGATTCGCAAGGCATAGCCAAGTACGACACGGTGAAGGAAATCGACATCCCCGCCGATTGGATCAAAGCCGAGAACGACGTGACCCTGAACCAGCCCGATGAAGGCGGCATGCTCGCCGCCGCAGTCCTGCTGCTCACGTCGGAGTGAGATTCATTTAGCGATTGGGTGATTTAGCGATTGAGCGATTGGTGGAGCCCACCACCCTAGATATCGCTTCCGCCTTTCCAATCGCCAAATCACAAAATCACCCGATCGCTAAATGCTTCTGCCCTGTAGCTCAACGGAAGAGCATCGGTCTTCTAAACCGACGCGTGCGGGTTCGAATCCCACCGGGGCGACTATCCCATTGATTTTTCTTTGCACCGTAGCACAACGGTAGTGCAGCTCCCTGTTAAGGAGACGGTTGCTGGTTCAAGCCCAGCCGGTGCAGTTTGTATTTGCGTGTGTAGCTCAATCGGAAGAGCGGCGGATTCCAAATCCCCCAGGTGGAGGTTCGAGCCCTCCCCCACGTGTTCCGCGGCCGTGGTCGAGTGGTAAGACGCTGCTATGCCAAGGCAGAAGCGCGGGTTCGATCCCCGCCGGCCGCACTTTCTTCTTCATCAATCTGCTCTTTTCCGTTGGCCGAGTGGCTCGAATGGCAATGGCGGCGCACTGCAACTGCGCACTTTCGCGGGTTTGATTCCCGCCTCGGTCTTGGGGGAGATGTGAGGGATGAGGCGTGAGGATTGAGCCCCATAAAACTAGCTACTCAACCCTCAAACCTCATGCCTCATCCCCTCATAAGGAAGGTGAACGGCGGGTCGGCCGCCGCTTCGGTTGCTAGCCGGAAGGGACGCCCCCGGAAGGGCGTCTGTGGATCGTGCCCACTGCCTTCCTCTCATTGAGGAGTGAGGTTTGAGCGGTGAGACGTGAGGTTGAATAGCAACTCAATGCTTAGCTCTCAACCCTCAAGTATCGACGGAAGGTGAAGTACGCCAATGGGGCGGCCTCTGTTTCGAAAACAGATGGAGCCGGCAACGGCTTGGGGTTCGAGTCCTCTGCCTTCCTTTTGGGATGAGGGGTGAGGTTTGAGGGATGAGGCATGAGGACGAACACGTATTCGCTTCCCTCAAGCCTCAAACCTCGCTTCTCACCCCTCCCCACCCCGAGGTGGTTGGGCATGGGCACGCCCCACTGGCTGTAACCCGGTTGCCGAAAGGCGTTGGCGGTTCGACTCCGTCCCACCTCATTGATTTTTGTTTTGGCGTTGTAGATCAATCGGAAGATCGCCGGGCTTTCAATCCGGAGGTTGCGGGTTCGAACCCCGTCGGCGTCATTGGACTTGTTTGAATTTCCGAATTTAAGCCCCGAGGTGTAACAGGCTGCACATCTGACTCTGGATCAGAAGGTACCGGGTTCGAGACCCGGCGGGGCGGCTTAGCCAACACGGGGACGGTCCCCGGACTCATGAATGGAAACCATGATGAACACTCAACTCAACATCCTGCGTATCGGCCCGCTGGCCGACCGATTCGGCGTCTCGCCCGAATCGCTGCGCGTGTGGGAACGCCAGGGCCTGATCCCCCCGGCCCACCGCACGCCCGGAGGCCACCGTCGCTACGGCCGGGAGCACGTGGTCGCGCTCGCCAAGCTGTTGGCCGAGCCGATCCCCGCGGCGATCGGTGTCGGGGCCGACGAACTCGATCCCGTCTACGTTTAGCGGGTGACGCGCAGCGTCCCGTGGTGGTTCACGAAATACCCCACGGGCGTCTGCGCCGCGCCCGCTAAACGCTTTGCAGTGTGCTCAGGCCGTGGTCTCGGGGCTAAGCTCGCCCGACTCGGCGATGCCCTTCACCTTCGGGAAAAGCAACACCGCTTCGACGATCATCCAAAGCTCCAGCGCGATCGTCGCGACCGCGATGCCGATGAGTGCCCAGTTCTTCTGGTCCGCGTTCAGCCATTCGGGGATCTGGATCAGCATCGCCCACGCCGGCATAATCAGCATGAAGATCAACGGCAACGCCACAAACCAGATCGGCTTGCCTCGCCGCCACAGCCAGAACGTGATGACCAAAAATGCCAACCCGCCGAGGAGTTGGTTGGTCGCCCCGAACATCGGCCAGAGGATGAGCCCTCCCTTGCCCGCGTTCGCCCACGCCCACTCGCTCCCCGGCACCGGCATCGCCGCCATCGCCGCCGCGATGACGATCGCAAACACCGTCGCGCCTTGTTTATTGGTCAGGATTCGCAATGGGTTGAACGAGTCTGACTCGCTTCTGTCGCTACTAGTTCCACCCACAAAAGTTCCCGCCAATTCCTGCACGACATAACGCTGTAATCGGCAGGCGGTATCCAATGTTGTCCCGGCAAAAGATGCGACAAGCACGCCCATCAAAGCAACTGCAACCGATGCAGGTAAGCCAAGGACTTGTAGAAAATTCGCTGCTCCATCTACAAACGCCCCGACCTTGGCTCCTAAACCAGATGCTGACGCCCAAGACGCATAGCGGGAAGTAAATGCTTCGGTCCCTTGCAACAACTTGCCATCGACATTCGATCCAAGTCCGAGGCCAGCTACACATGCAAGAATCACCAACGTCGCCAAGAACCCTTCGGTGACCATGCTGCCATAGCCCACGAACTGGGCATCCGTTTCTTTCTTGAGTTGCTTCGAACTCGTACCGCTGCTCACCAAACAGTGGAACCCGCTGATCGCGCCGCAGGCGATGGTGATGAAGAGGAAGGGGTAGATCATCGGAGCCCCCTCCGGGCTCGGGTTCAACATCGGGGCGACGATCTCGAGCGGTTGGCGGTCGGCCCCCTCGACCGGCGGAGCGCCACCGATGAACGCGGCGGCGAATAAACCCACGACGATCAGGCCCAGCGCCGTGAGCAGTTGCAAACTGTTGATGTAGTCGCGCGGCTGGAGCAGGCTCCACACCGGCAGGACGCTGGCGATGTAGCTGTACACTAGCAGGATGCCGACCCAGGTGATGATCGACAGGCTGGCGAGGTATTGGTTGAAGTCGTGCAGGAAGCCGGTGTCGCCGTAGATCACCGTGAGGTACATCACGCCTAGCGCGATGAGCGAGGGGATCAAGAGGTTTTTGCCCTTGCGGTGCAGGTACACGCCGATGGCCACCGCGATGGGGATCTGGATGAGACACGGCGTGATCGCGGCGGGGTACTGCTTGAACACCGCTGCGATCACCAGGCCGAAGATCGCGAGCACGATCGTGAGCGCCATGAACAACACGAGGAGGAACAGCAGGCGGACCCGTTTGTTGAGCACTCGACCGGCGATATCGCCCACGGTCTGGCCGTTGTTGCGCAGGCTGACCACGAGCGCCCCGAAGTCGTGGACCGCGCCGATGAAGATGCTGCCCAGCACCACCCACAGCAGGGCCGGCAGCCAGCCCCACATCACCGCGATCGCCGGCCCCACGATCGGCCCGGTCCCGGCGATGCTCGTGAAGTGGTGCCCGAACACGATGCCCTTGGACGTGGGCACGTAGTCCTGGTCGTCCCGCAGCCGTTCGGACGGGCAGACCGCGTCGGCGGCGAGGTTGAAGACTTTTCGTCCTAACCATCGGCCGTAGGTGTGGTAGGCAACGAGGAAGGCGAGCCCGGCGCCCAGAGCGATCAGAAGGGTGGCCATGAACGGGATCCATCGGAGGGGGATGCACAAGCCCGGCGGTGGGGGAGCGGACCAGCAAAGGTAAGCGATGCCCGTGCCGTGGGAAAGGGCCACTTTACGAACGCCGTCCTGCGAACCCGGTTCAAAAACTTGACGACAGCTTTGATATCGCGATCGAGTTTTTGTAGCTTTTATCCCGTTGGACGGCGGCGACGCCCATCCAGCGGAACAAAAATGGCCGCCCGACGTAAACGCCAGCTAATCAATCATTTAATACATGCGGGTTTAGCTTAACGGTAGAGCGTTAACTTGCCAACTCGATTCGTGGCCAAACACATATTATTTATCTGAAGAGGCTTATAACTCCAAGCTCTTGTTTTGTATGGGCTTGTTGCATGGAATTTGTCATTTCTGTGGCACCTATCGATCACCTACCGATCAACTACTGGACTGAGTTTGTTTGAAAATCGGTTGGAGTATTTCAACCCTTGTTGAGCCGCCTGTAACCTGGATTGTTGGGAAGCTAGCTAAAGTAGCCTTATGGTTAAGGCCTTTGAGCTTAGGGACTGGGTGTCATAAGTTAAATGGCGGTGAATCTTAGTAATTTAGGTGGGATTGAAGCGAAGTTAACACCAGTATCGCGATATGGATAGATCATGCCGCAGAAACGAAAAACTAAAACTGTGGATCTCTTTGAAGAGTTGTGTACAGTGCACGGCATTTAGACTCATCGCTTGCCAGAGCTTGAAGGGAGTAAGCAGCCGGATTACGAGGTAGTCCTTGGCGGCCATCGTGTTGTAATTGAGGTTAAGCAAATCGAACCGAACGCCGAGGACTTGCGATTTGCCAAATCAATGAATGAGGCCGGGGTAGCAATCTCTACGTGAAACCCTGATGATGTGGCTCAACGTGAGCGCAACCATATCGACTAAAGTCGATCGCAATTCACCGCGTACTTTGACAGAAACTCGGATGCACCTGCCGTGCTGGTAGTATTTGATAATGCGCGAAATAGATAAACTGATCCTTATACAATCCAAGTTGCACTCCATGGATAGGATCAGGCTAGCTTCTACGCCGAGTGGATTAGACATGAACCAGTAGTTGTTGGCCATGGCTTCGCGCCGCGAAACAACAAAACAGTTAGATCCGGCAATAATGAGCATCTGAGTGCGCTGGCGACGATTCATGGGTGCTGGGCGCTTAATGAACGGCATGAACGGTTCCTAAATCTTAAGATCTATCATAATCCATACGCCGCTAACCCGTTGAAGCCAGAGCACTGGGAGGGGAGTTATGTTCAACACTTCACATTAAGCCCAAGGCGCGCTGGAGATTATCAGGATTGGTTAGAGATCCACGTGTTAAGAGGAAGCTAATGCAATAAGATTGATTTGATAGCGTCAGTAAGATCGCAAGTAATAAGATGAACATGGTAAAGATCTCGTTCCTTACTGACACAAGCCCGCTACAAATGCTCTGTAGCATAGGCGGGCAGTTGTCGCAATGACGATCGAAAATCGTTACCACTTTGTGCTTGGCGCTTACGCGGGGCACGATACAATTTAATGAGTTTTCTTTAACATACCTTTTTAGGTGTCAGTTCCGAGGGTTGATCCGGGTTCCGTGGGTCAACTTGTATTCATAAAGGTGTTTAACCATGTCAAAGTGGTGGCTTTGTCTGTGCAAGTGGGCTCGTCTTCATTCAGATCAAGAACACATGCGGGATTGGCTGCGATACTCGTTGCCCGCTCGTCTGTTCTGTGAGGCAGACGTGTCTTCCCGTAAGAAGCAAAGTTGTGCTCTTGTGGAGCCTTTCGAGCCGAGGGTGTTGCTTTCTTCGAATCCTTTTGTGGAGCAAGCTTTTAGTGGCAGCCTACCGATATCGATTGCTGCGAGTACTGCCGAATATGGCAGTAGTGAATCGCAATCTTCCAGCGTGACGGTCACCGATGCGCATAGTACCAGCCTCAACGGTGCAGATGAGCATTTCGATTTCTTCAACTATTCGTTGCAGGGTGTGACGGGTCAGGATATTGAAGGCAGTAGCGTCATTGAGGACGGTGGTACGACACTCCGGCTGACCGGTAATCAGTGNNNNNNNNNNNNNNNNNNNNNNNNNNNNNNNNNNNNNNNNNNNNNNNNNNNNNNNNNNNNNNNNNNNNNNNNNNNNNNNNNNNNNNNNNNNNNNNNNNGGGATCGTATTCCAACCTGGTTTTTGCCAACGACCACGACATCGCTTCGCCGACAGCCGAATCGGTATTCTCAAACGTCAGGCTGTACGAAGAGCCGATGGCTCCTATTTTCTTCCCCAACTATTCGTTGCAGGGTGTGACGGGTCAGGATATTGAAGGCAGTAGCGTCATTGAGGACGGTGGTACGACACTCCGGCTGACCGGTAATCAGTGGAAGGCTATCGATCTTGGTAGCTATCAGATTACGGCCAACACCGTTTTGGAGTTTGACTTCAGCAGCTCTGCCATCGGTGAGGTTCACGGTATTGGTTTTGATAACGACATAACAGCCTACACGGGTGCGGTTGATGGCCCGCAGTACTTCAAGGTTGCGGGTACCCAGACCACCTCGGGTTTCAATGCCGTCTTCGACGATTATGATCCATCGGAAGGCACGAAGGCCTACAAGATCTACGTGGGCCACCACGCTTCGGGATCGTATTCCAACCTGGTTTTTGCCAACGACCACGACATCGCTTCGCCGACAGCCGAATCGGTATTCTCAAACGTCAGGCTGTACGAAGAGCCAGCTACACCGACGGTTATTATGGCCAACGCTACAGGGCCAAGTAGCGTTAATGAGGGCAGCCCCTATACACTTGCTCTATCGGCGTCCGGGGCAACCGTTACGACCTGGGAAATCGACTGGGGTGACGGCATGGTGGAAGTGCTTCCTGGCACCACGCAGTCCGCGACACATTTCTACGCCGATGGTGAGTCAGTACACAGCATTACCGCCACCGCGAGCAACGGTACGAACACATACAGCGTCAGCGGTTCGCAATCTGTTGGCGATTTCAATCGTGACGGATCTATAACGAACGATGACGGGCAGGCCGCGCTTTTCTTTTTGACACCATTAGGGTCGCTCAACGCGCCTTGGGATGTAGATTTGGTTGGCGACTTCAATGGTGATGGGATATTTAGCCAAGATGATCTTTCGCACTTAAGTGATGCGATCAACAATGGCACGCCGACGGGCTCATTTGTACCGGTTCAAGTCTTGGATGTCGCTCCCACGCTTTCGATTACTCGCAGCGCTGCTGTTGAAGTGGGCCAAGTTTACTCTTTGATGTTAGATGTTACGGATCCTGGTGAGGATGTGATCACTCAGTGGTCTATTGACTGGGGTGACAATTCGGTAATAGAAATTGAGCCCGGTTCCACTTCACTATTCACTCACAGTTACACGAATACCGGTACGTTTAAGATAATTGTTACTGCCGCGGACGATGCTGGTACATATACCAAATTAGTATCCGTTGAAGTAGTGCCACAGTTCACAGCTGATCCTAAAGGTATCGGCGACTTTAACCAGGATGGCCAGACTGATGCCGATGATATTGATATTCTTTACGGCTACATCAATGCGGTGGGGGTTGGCGGGCAGCCGCAAAACACGAGTCAACGAGCAGGCGATCTGTTTAACGATGGCGTCTTAGATCAGCGTGATATGGATCACTTGATTTGGGGCTTGCTCGGAACGCAATACGGTGATGTGAATCTGGATGGTATGGTAGACCATCAAGACGAAGATCTTATTGCTTCATACATGGGGGCCTCGGTAACAGGCTGGGAGTTAGGGGACTTCGATGGAGACGGCGATCACGATACCGCAGATCAAGCCGTTTTGGTTGCGAATTATGGGTTTCGTGCATACACCCCTGTCAATCTCACGGGAACCAATGGTAACGACATACTCTACGGTTTCCGCGGAGACGACGTAATTTCAGGTGGTGATGGTCATGACTTCCTCTGGGGTGGAGAGGGTAACGATACGATTGAGGGCGGGGTTGGCATTGACACAGTAGGGGGAATTTCAGCGGGAGATCTGGTACGTCAACATGAAGGCGTTGATCATGACGGTGACCGCATCATTAACATTCGTGAGGTTTTCGGGGTTGGGACCGATCCGGCAAGCTATCGAGACACAGATTTAGATGCGTTGCCCGACGATTGGGAGATCGCATACTTCGGGAGTGATCTTAGTGTCATCGGCAAAAACACAAATGGATCCTACAGCGACTTCGACAGTGACAACCTTACTGATTTTGAGGATTTTCTTTTCGGGACAAACCCGACTTTGGATGACAGTGACGGGGATAGTGTGTTGGATGGCGATGAGGTGCAGCAAGGATCTAACGCTCTATCATCCGCAGACGGCGGTATTGCACTAGCCTCTGATCATTACGAATACATCACGGTTAATGTGTATGATCCCAGTCTTACTGAACCCCACCCAGACCCGAATGTCACGTGGTATACCGGGGCGACGGAGCAGTGGGGAGTCCATCTTGGAAACATTTTCCATACATCATCTAATCCATTTAGTTTCCAAGAAGCAGAATCATATCGCTTCACTAAAGGGACAAGTCATGAAATACGTTTACAGCACCTATTGACTAAGCAGGAATTCCTAGATCTGGGTGGCGTGGCGGATTATGACTGGACTTTGAACTTCAGCGATTCTTCAGATTATTTTGTTATCGATAACAACACCCCTAAACTAACGGGTCTTCATTACAACTACGGCACCGACGGTTTCGACCTCACGCAAGGGTTGTCTGCAGACCTACACATCCCTCATTTTGATCTCGATATCGACTCTGATAATAATGAAGGCACCGTCCGTACGGATGACGAAGATCGTATTGAAGCTACCAATGATAAGCGAGTCGTCATTCATCGTGGCGACCGTGATGGCGATGGGGTTGTCGACACACACGACTATGATGGGGTCGCGGGCCTTGAGTTTACTCCTATCACATTGTCTTTGTCGGACAATCTACAATTCGCCAACGCCAGCGTTATCGATCTAACTTTTCACTATGATGCGGTCGAGCCCGTGGACTTGCTTGGCGCTGACACACCGCCGGTTGAGACTGGGGAGTTCCGGATTTGGAAGGCGAACGTAAGTGCAGACCGATCAGATTGGGCATCGTTTTACATCGAGCCCGACACCAAGATATCGGCGAGTTCTCTCGGGCTTCAGCCCGGCGGCTCGGTGACGTTATACCTCGAAGGGGTATATTCGTCGCCCGGCGAATCGCTGATCGTGGATGTTGATGTGACCGGCGAACTCTCGCCCGGCGAAACATGGCAAGGTACGTTGACTGACAAAGTACGAATCTCTTCTTCAGGGCTGGTAATCCATACGGATGCGGACAACGACGGGGATATTGACTATAACCGCCGCGAACATATCCATAAATATTGGGGCGCGGGTGGATTAACCGTGGTTAACCGCGGTGATATCGATGGTGACTCCATCCCTGATTTTGCCGACGGCATGAACCTCTTTGGTGCCTTTGAAGACACGGATGATCGGATCAAGGGTTTTCCGAAGTTCCAGAACCTGCGTGTAGGTATTCCGCAACTCAACAATACGGTAATCGATCAGGTCCGTTTTGTTTACAGCGATTCAGCCCCTGACCAAGTTCAACGCAATGAGATTGGTCAAATGGGTGATATGGTGTTCTCATCTTTCACCACGGAAACCCAAGGTCACTTCAGGGTGTGGTTGGCTGACGGGTATAGGAGGGATCCGGATGCGGTTAACGCCGCTGGCCCGGGCGACTATATACCTAGTGGAGAATGGTTG
Protein-coding regions in this window:
- a CDS encoding LEPR-XLL domain-containing protein, producing the protein MSSRKKQSCALVEPFEPRVLLSSNPFVEQAFSGSLPISIAASTAEYGSSESQSSSVTVTDAHSTSLNGADEHFDFFNYSLQGVTGQDIEGSSVIEDGGTTLRLTGNQ
- a CDS encoding PKD domain-containing protein, translated to MAPIFFPNYSLQGVTGQDIEGSSVIEDGGTTLRLTGNQWKAIDLGSYQITANTVLEFDFSSSAIGEVHGIGFDNDITAYTGAVDGPQYFKVAGTQTTSGFNAVFDDYDPSEGTKAYKIYVGHHASGSYSNLVFANDHDIASPTAESVFSNVRLYEEPATPTVIMANATGPSSVNEGSPYTLALSASGATVTTWEIDWGDGMVEVLPGTTQSATHFYADGESVHSITATASNGTNTYSVSGSQSVGDFNRDGSITNDDGQAALFFLTPLGSLNAPWDVDLVGDFNGDGIFSQDDLSHLSDAINNGTPTGSFVPVQVLDVAPTLSITRSAAVEVGQVYSLMLDVTDPGEDVITQWSIDWGDNSVIEIEPGSTSLFTHSYTNTGTFKIIVTAADDAGTYTKLVSVEVVPQFTADPKGIGDFNQDGQTDADDIDILYGYINAVGVGGQPQNTSQRAGDLFNDGVLDQRDMDHLIWGLLGTQYGDVNLDGMVDHQDEDLIASYMGASVTGWELGDFDGDGDHDTADQAVLVANYGFRAYTPVNLTGTNGNDILYGFRGDDVISGGDGHDFLWGGEGNDTIEGGVGIDTVGGISAGDLVRQHEGVDHDGDRIINIREVFGVGTDPASYRDTDLDALPDDWEIAYFGSDLSVIGKNTNGSYSDFDSDNLTDFEDFLFGTNPTLDDSDGDSVLDGDEVQQGSNALSSADGGIALASDHYEYITVNVYDPSLTEPHPDPNVTWYTGATEQWGVHLGNIFHTSSNPFSFQEAESYRFTKGTSHEIRLQHLLTKQEFLDLGGVADYDWTLNFSDSSDYFVIDNNTPKLTGLHYNYGTDGFDLTQGLSADLHIPHFDLDIDSDNNEGTVRTDDEDRIEATNDKRVVIHRGDRDGDGVVDTHDYDGVAGLEFTPITLSLSDNLQFANASVIDLTFHYDAVEPVDLLGADTPPVETGEFRIWKANVSADRSDWASFYIEPDTKISASSLGLQPGGSVTLYLEGVYSSPGESLIVDVDVTGELSPGETWQGTLTDKVRISSSGLVIHTDADNDGDIDYNRREHIHKYWGAGGLTVVNRGDIDGDSIPDFADGMNLFGAFEDTDDRIKGFPKFQNLRVGIPQLNNTVIDQVRFVYSDSAPDQVQRNEIGQMGDMVFSSFTTETQGHFRVWLADGYRRDPDAVNAAGPGDYIPSGEWLTAQQLDIELDGGDTLHTYVESINGSAEPQTILVQLLASDGTLYEDIVRYTPFDPEIVVTEEKIAGFQVIHGDGVSPIYGTSGRDIIYGTANADIIDAGDGDDLIVTYAGNDSVNAGAGADRIFAWSGDKIIAVDSSDIVSHQTGINPSAVSLTNNDVIDLDIEVSASAIQAQVVGAGGGGLAAFTGEDIIEAYKWAYGDDDVWLAAYQHAGGEVRGVAGDNVLFSKWNFNRLTNPNTGGLVGMEVLIQYNIGNVLDAAMALRKAILSKATVWGPSDFQDYMNMVFADPKVDRQTFDQTMLAWREMRKRQIEYVRETTSLLASVYLEGLTIAFGAGAQLALAVIELPDTVRDISSVANAAFSLVRSLPGRFEDWVDDEPDHNEGPLLDDVLPGASSILANTNASINNESVSSIDLEFSAVAAAGQRIARALIKLGDFGEFRAYRDVIRPVINGVESPLGFIWRKDFDLKLDVKEFNGRRTLVLGTAQETGGTHAATISRITNDMLKNAPAHKEYLYVGLNRSLRTMLDTGEALNGSKPTRLFNDQFYRHRPDIFAVYRDKNSGLLKVELHEVVSQTQLSETSRQAIQQNLDDMMAQIGRLSGSLVTPVTKLHDMDPAS
- a CDS encoding carbon starvation CstA family protein, whose product is MATLLIALGAGLAFLVAYHTYGRWLGRKVFNLAADAVCPSERLRDDQDYVPTSKGIVFGHHFTSIAGTGPIVGPAIAVMWGWLPALLWVVLGSIFIGAVHDFGALVVSLRNNGQTVGDIAGRVLNKRVRLLFLLVLFMALTIVLAIFGLVIAAVFKQYPAAITPCLIQIPIAVAIGVYLHRKGKNLLIPSLIALGVMYLTVIYGDTGFLHDFNQYLASLSIITWVGILLVYSYIASVLPVWSLLQPRDYINSLQLLTALGLIVVGLFAAAFIGGAPPVEGADRQPLEIVAPMLNPSPEGAPMIYPFLFITIACGAISGFHCLVSSGTSSKQLKKETDAQFVGYGSMVTEGFLATLVILACVAGLGLGSNVDGKLLQGTEAFTSRYASWASASGLGAKVGAFVDGAANFLQVLGLPASVAVALMGVLVASFAGTTLDTACRLQRYVVQELAGTFVGGTSSDRSESDSFNPLRILTNKQGATVFAIVIAAAMAAMPVPGSEWAWANAGKGGLILWPMFGATNQLLGGLAFLVITFWLWRRGKPIWFVALPLIFMLIMPAWAMLIQIPEWLNADQKNWALIGIAVATIALELWMIVEAVLLFPKVKGIAESGELSPETTA
- a CDS encoding helix-turn-helix domain-containing protein, with the protein product MMNTQLNILRIGPLADRFGVSPESLRVWERQGLIPPAHRTPGGHRRYGREHVVALAKLLAEPIPAAIGVGADELDPVYV